In Funiculus sociatus GB2-C1, the genomic window ACTGCGTACCTTGGCGTTAAAAAAAGTGTTCGCAGACATTGCCTACTTGACAATTAAACTATCTTTAAGGTGGACTATTTTGGCATAGATTTTTATGAAGCTAAAAAGCCACTTGAAGCCAGCATTTATTCAACCGCTTACCTGCATCAGTCTAGGCATCCTTGCGGGAATCGGCATATCCCCTATAGTGTTGGCTGAACCGATATTACCAGGCGATACAACAATAGATCAATCAGTTTTCTCTAACCCTCACCCTCCTGTCTTCAAGGACGGGACTATAGAAATTGATCACCGTCCTCCAAGACCCTGCCGAACTGGTGACGACATCAAGCTAGTTATAAAGATAGGAGGAGGGGGAGAGCGAGAGCGCCGATACAGACCGCGCACGGATCTAGAACAGCAAGATTGTGAAAGATTGCGGCAGGAACAAAAGGCGAGAGAAGAGGCGAGACAAAGACAGCGAGAGGAACAAGCACGAAAACGGGCAGAAGAAGTGCGGCAGCTCATGCAGCAATGGAGTAACCTCTACAGTGCCAACAAATTGTCTGAGGCAGAGGTAGTCTTTAGCAAACTCATAGAAATGCACCCAAATGACGCTAGTCAGTATTACCAGTCAGGGAATGAACTTTATCGTCAAGGCAAATCAGAAGCAGCAATAATCATATATCAGCAAGCGATTCGCCTCAATCCTCGTCATGCTGTGGCTCATAAGGCTATTGGAGTTGTGAGAGCAACCCAAGGTCGATGGGAAGAAGCCATTGCAGAGTATCAGCAGGCGCTTTCGATTAATCCTGACTATGCTGATGCGCTGAAAAATCTGGGACAAGCGCTGTGGCAACAAGGTAAGCGGGAAGATGCGATCGCTTCCCTAGAAAAAGCCAAAAAACTATATACACAACAGCGTCAGCCTTACGAAGTTAACCAAGTCGATTCGCTTTTGCAGCGGATGAGCGGATAGTAGAGTAGCGCAACGCTGAATTAGAATTTAAGGAGCGCGATCGCCCGTCAGGCGAGAAATTGGTTTCACCGACTCCTTACCCAAAACTCGCTCCGGTAAGATTATGCGGCGACTGTTGCGAAATCTTGCTTCCGGTCAAGAAGTCTCCGGCGACACCTCTACGCTAGAGGATCGTGGCGTGTTGGATAAACTTCGAGGAGAAGCGTAATCAATAGGAGGCGATCGCTTATAGCTAACTTTCGATTTGCGCGATCGCCTCTACCGCCGACAACTCAGGATTTCATCAGAAAGCCTCCGAACCATGCACTTTTTCTTTGTCTTTGCTAATGAAGTTTGACATACCACTCGACGCGCTACCCTTCAGGGCAACAAATTTGTCTGCAATGCCCATTGAAGGAAACACAGTTTTTTCACAATAAGCCTTCAGTTGGTCTTGCCTTGTAGGATGATGCCAAGTTGCAATATCAACAGGCGCGGACGCTCCATCTGGTTGCACGGAGTTAGGAAGACGGGTAAGGATATTCTGAGTTGTTATACCGCCATCATTTCCAAGCTTAATGATGTTGCGAATCGCATCCCGTGACATATTTGCCGTCTCACCTGAGTGTTTCACTCCAATGGCACTGTCCTTGTTAAACATTGCATCATCACCATAAACCCTAAATAACTGATTACTCGCTCCATCGTAAACTTTTATACCATTTTCACAGAATACATTATGCAGAGCGTTTGTTGATTTCTGGAGGTAAGCATTGTTCAGGAATTCAAGATAGTCTTGATAGGTGACTGCGGCAGCCATACGTTGATATTGTGTATCATCGCCAGGCGTAGTTGCATCGCCCTTACTTGCTGCCAGTGCAGACTTGAACTTCTCTTGATCCTTCGGCATATACTCGGTGGGAAGTATATATTTATCTGCCGCAAATGTCTTTTTGTCAAACCTTACAATCCTATCGTTCACTAAGTTTGTAAGCGCACTGTTTAGGCTAGTTGCGTCTTTAAGAGGACTATTGCTAAGCAGGCTTGCCTGAGTTTGTTCAAGTGCCGATGTATTCGACATAGCCTGTGTTTGCCACCATTCCATCAATGTTCTTTCACGGCTACCGGGAGTTTGAAGCGATGCTGGAACCTGCAAGCCTAGAGCATCAAATCTAACTTTCCAATCGTCTCCTTTAATATCCTCGACTGCTTGAGGGTTTTTCGCTCGATTCGTTGTTTGAGTTGCATCAGCTCCCTGAACTTGGCTCTTATCGTAGATTGAAGCTGCTAAACCTGGCTGTTTATAAGCGATTTGTTGAATTTTATGCCATGTTTCGGCTGAAGCAAAATCCATTGTCCACGACTGAGTGTCAAGCCATTGAACAAACCATTGCATAATTTGTGTTTTGTTGATCATGTGACCCGCAGCATAAGAATCTTGCAGATAGTGATCCCCAAAACCATTATTAAGCAGTGCTTCATTCGCAGATTCTTTAGCAGCTTGTTCAGCTTGTTCAGCCTCTTCCAGGTTCTTGTGATATTCCGCTTGAGAATCTGTTTGCTCCTCACCACTACTCGACAACACTCCATAGATTTTCGCAGCTGCTTCTTTGGCTGTTTCAGCCCTTTGCTGCAAGTCCCACGCTTTTTTAGCAGCTTCCCTTGCTTGTTGGTGATAGCCTGACCAAGCGTGCCAACTTTCAGGTACAAAGTGACAGGCATTTCGTGCCAAGGTTGCGCCATATTCATTTGTGTTGCCTTTAGCACCTGAACCAGTAACCGTCAGCAAATTGATCTGTCCAGGCACGCCACTAATGTAATCTTGCAAAATTGCGTCTTTAAATTTGTACCCCAGTTTTTGATTTACACGTTCATTGCCTTTCATCATCGCCTCAGCATCCTGCACATTTTTATCTGTCTTTTCTGTGTCTGTGAGGCTGCCTTCTAACTGGCTATAAATATCTTTTAATCGGAAGAAGGTTTCTTGACGGACACTCTGAATGAGCGTCCAACGGACTTTGGGGTCAGCGGTTTTCATCGTGTCGAGATTTCCGTAATAGTCCGCCAAGGTATTCATCTCGCCATAGGTTATGATTAGCGGCTCTCCATCTTTTCCACCACCGGGTATCGACACAAGAACCGTTTGATATTTTGGATCGATTTCGCCGGAAGAGGCTTCTTTAGGAGGATTGTTTTGCCATTCATTCAAACGCTGTAGTTCTTGGGCAAGAACGTGCATAACATTGCCTTTTTTAATCGGAGAAGCAACCCCTGGTACGTTCACTTCTGCTTCTTCCATTTCACGCTTTCTCCACCCATAGGTTCCTGTCAGCCGTGTTTTGTCTATCAAATTTTGCCAACTTCCGATTTGGGCTAATTCATCGGGTTTGGCATCACCGAGTAGTTGGTGTTCCCAAGAAGAGTGTTTTTGAATCACATCTGAGTTGACAGATTGCTGAACTGTTGGGGTATTTGCAGCAGAGATAGGCTTAGTTTGCGCTAGTTTGTCTTTCTCTTCATGCTTTTGAACAATGGGTGTAATTGAGTTCCAAATTGGCTTAGTTTGAGCTAATTCTTTTTCTTCGTGGCGTTGAATGGACTCAGGAGGCTTGGGTTCTGGCATTTTCATCACTTCAGCCGCTACCCGATCCGCTTCTTGCTCGTATTGATCTCCCACAGCCCCAACCGTGAGCTTGGTTTGAATCGGCATAGCGGTATTGCAACTAGAACATTGGCAACCAGAACTATGAGAACCCGCCTCTACCTGACGCTGAATTGGAGCAACGTTATTACACGTAGAGCATTGACAACCTGTGCTACAAGTGGTTGTTTCTCCCTGACGCTGCACCAGACTGGTTAATTTAGAACCCAAGAAGTCCTGTGTACCGCCCGACTGTTTGAAAGTGATTTGACGCTGGATTGTTGGGCTAATTGAAGTGCAAGACTGACATTGACAGTCCGCGCTTTGGCGTTGCAGTTTGCTCCCACCCGTCTGCTGAATTGTGTGGGTTAGTTCATGGGCTGTCAATTCTAGATTGCCGGGGGATTTGTCGGGTCCATAGAAAATATGGTTGCCGTTAGTAAAAGCTTGGGCGTGCAACTCCCGGTTCATTTGCACTGCTGCATTGTCTGTATGCACTCGCACATGGGCAAAACTATGACCAAAGCGGGGTTCCATGAACGATCGCACTGCATCGGGTAACGGGCTACCGCCTCCCTTATGACTATTTATCCGGCTTTCCAGGTCGTTGCTGGCATCGAAGCTGCCACCTTTGCCAGATCGTTGTACCTGAGGTTTCATCTGAAGTTCGTCTTCTTCCTCAGATTGGCGTTGCACCTGAGGTTTCATCTGAAGCTCGTCTTCTTCCTCAGACTGGCGTTGCACCTGAGGTTTCATCTGAAGCTCGTCTTCTTCCTCAGACTGGCGTTGCACCTGGGGTTTCATCTGAAGTTCGTCTTCCTCAGAGTGGCGTTGCACATCCGGTTTCATTTGAAGTTCGTCTTCTTCTTCCTCAGAGTGGCGTTGCACATCCGGTTTCATCTGAAGTTCGTCTTCTTCCTCAGACTGGCGTTGCACATCCGGTTTCATCTGAAGTTCGTCTTCTTCCTCAGACTGGCGTTGCACATCCGGTTTCATTTGAAGTTCGTCTTCCTCAGAGTGACGTTGCACATCTGGTTTCATCTGAAGTTCGTCTTCCTCAGAGTGACGTTGCACATCCGGTTTCGTGCGGCCAAAGGCAAATTTCGGTTGAATGACTGACGGTGTTGATTTGCCTGGAGCAGATATTGATATCTTGGCGAAATCAAAGCCTATGGGTTTGTCTTGGTCAGTTTTGGTTTGAGAATTTAGTGTATTTTGCTCTGGGGGTGCTACTTCAACGGCTTTGGTCTGAACCGGAAAGGGACGCGGCGCGAACTGTCCTATTGGTGCTGGCGTGGTGGAGGAATTTGCAGAAGCTTTTTTCTGCGTGTAGCGTTCGGTGTTCATAGCTGATTTCTCTATAAAAATGCCAGCACAGGGGAAAGCGCGATCGCGCGTTTGTTTGTTTATGCAATATTTTAACCTCAAGAAATTTAGTAATAAATAAAACTTTATATTTAAGCGCGATCGCTCGTCAGGCGAGAACTTTCCTTCCCCAACGCCTTACCCAGAAATCTTTCCGGTAATATTCTGCGGCGACTGTTGCGAAATCTTTCCTCTGGTCAAGAAGTATCCGAAGACACATCGACATTAGAGGAGCGTGGCGTGTTGGATACACTCCGCGAAGGAGCGTAAAGGAGCGTAATCGATAGAAGGCGATCGCTTACGGCTAACTTTCGATTTGCGCGATCGCCTCCAACGACGACAACTCAGGATTTCATCAGAAAGCCTCCGAGCCATGCACTTTGTCTTTGTCTTTGGTAATGAAGTTTGACATATCACTCGTCGCGCTCCCCTTCAGGGCAACAAATTTGTCTGTCATGCCTATAAGGAAACACAGTTTTTTCGAGAAATTCGCTTCACCGACGCTTACCCAAAACTCGCTTTGGTAAAATTATGCGGCGACTGTTGCAAGATATTGCCTTTGGTCAAAAAGTCTCCGGTGACACCTCTACTCTAGAAGATCGTGGCGTGCCGGATAAGCTGCGCGAAGGCGCTTGACTGTCTAATGAAGATACTTCACGACTTTGTAGAAACTGTGTGAGGTGGGCAGCGTTGCCTGCCCCGTGGCATAGGGCTAAAATTATGAGCTGAATTAGGATAGCAATATAGATGAGGGACGCACTTGGACAACGGGGTGAAGCAATATTCATAGTTTTAACGACTGCGTTTCACTCTAATTCTGGCCCAATTTTCAAGCCGCAGTTTTTAGGAGATAAATGGCAGTATGTTGATTTTATTGTGGAACTTGTAGGGGCTGGAGCCGCTGTCCCGTACTTCTTCGTCCAAGTTAAAACAACAAGAGAAGGCTATACAAAAAAACTAAATCGGCTAAAGGTTAAAGTACCGCAAGAGGGTGTACGTGGTTTAGCATCGTATCCCGCCCCTACTTATATAGTTGGTATTGATGAGATAAAAGAGACAGGTTATATAGTTTCTGCAAATGGAGAAAGCCTCAGCTCTATGTCAAGCCTCTCTACGATGTTTCCGATTAACAAACAGAATAGGGAACTACTCTGGAACGAGGTGAACGATTTCTGGAGAAGATACCATACTAACAGTTTAGGTTCACAATTTTCCGACTCAAATTGGAGATAGAAGCGTGACAACAAAACAAGCTTGGTATATCGGACAACGGGCAGAATCTCTAACACTCATGTACTTAACCCGTCGAAATGACCTGATTGTTTCAAGACATCAAGAAGATTATGGCTTGGACTTTTTGGTAACAATCAGAAAAAGTGCTGCTTACACTGGTAGGCTCTTCGGAGTCCAGTTTAAAGCAACAGCCTCTACTCCAAAGTCAATTCAGGATGACGATATTATCGAGATTAAGCTTAATGAAACGTCAATTGACTTCCTCACTGAACTACCTTTCCCAGTTTGTCTATTCTTTTTTACTCTAGATAACGATCGCAGTTATTATAAATGGATTTTGGAGCCTGTGATTGAAGGTCAGCAAAATCCAAAGCTGCACTTCAATCGCACTAATAAGTTTAAAAAATTAACTGACGAGGAAATAGATAACATCATCTCAGTAGTAAATAGCTGGTATGACAGCCGGAAATAGGTAAAGGAACGCCAAGTAATTCTCGGCGTTCCTTTGCGTTTACCTTAGCGAACCTTTGCGTTTAATTTTGACTTGGATTTAGCACACCTGAATGACCGGGAATGTCTCCCAAGGGTTCGCAACGACCGCCTAAGTATTTGGCTAAGAATTCCTCAGCGATCGCATAAAAATGTAACCGATTTTCTGGACGGGCGAAACCGTGCCCTTCGTCGGGATAGAGGGCGTATTCTACTGGTTTACCAGCTTGTTGCATCGCCTTGACAATTTGTTCGCTTTCTGCTTCTTTAACTCGCGGATCGTTAGCACCTTGTCCAATTAGTAAAGGCTTCTGGATGCGGTCAACGAAAAATAAAGGCGATCGCGTCTTCAGAAACTCCTCTTCCTTCTCCAAGTTACCCACGCGATGGTAGAAATTCGCTTTCAGGGGTTCCCAGTAAGGCGGGATACTTTGCATCAGCGTAATTAGGTTACTCGGCCCAACAATATCCACACCGCAGGCAAATACATCCGGCGTGAAAGTCAATCCTACCAGCGTTGCATAACCGCCGTAGGAACCGCCCATAATGGCAATCTTTTGGGGGTCAGAGATGCCTTGTTGCACCAGCCAATTAACGGCATCAATCAAGTCATCGTGCATTTTACCAGCCCATTCGCGATTACCAGCATTGACAAAAGCTTTGCCGTAGCCAGTCGAACCGCGAAAGTTGACTTGCAGCACCGCATAACCCCGGTTAGCTAACCATTGCGCTTGCGGATCGTAACCCCAAGTATCCCGCGCCCAAGGGCCACCGTGGACAAGCAAGACAGTTGGTAGGTTTTTGGCAGGTATCCCCACAGGTGTCGTCAGGTAGCTGTGGATAGTCAAGCCGTCCCGCGCCTCGAAGGAGACAGGTTGCATTGATGCAAGTTGCAACCCTTCGAGTTTGGGTTTGTTGCTGAATAGGAATGTGCTGGTTTTGGTTTCGCGGTTATAGACGTAGTAGTAAACAGGGCCATCGTCGGTGAGATAAGCGACTAGCCAGTTTTTGTCTGCAAGGTCGCGGGAGGAAATGCTGAACTCCCCTGGACGCACTTGCGCGATCGCTTTAAAATCAGCAGCGATGCTTTCGTCAAGCACTCGCCACTCTTGTTTATCTTTATAGAAGGAAACTGCCTGAATAACTCGCGTAGTTGGGTGTATAACTATCCCGCCAACATCGTATTCAGAATCTTCCGCAATCACCTTTTCTTCGCGGGTAGCCAAATCCAAGGCAAGCAAACGCGCAGCATTGGCATCGTGACTGCCTTCAATATAAAGGGTTTTGTTATCAGCAGAAAAGCTGACTGCGCCCCCCTCATCATCTGGCCCCCAGTGACGCAGAGTGTCCCAGCTGCCTTGTGTGGTTTCCCGGAATAACAGGTCAGAACCACCATCGGGAGTTGCTGCTGTAGCTGCACGGATCTGGAACTCAGCGTCAGCCGTCCAGCTGACTATGTTACCAGGGTTCTCCGAATCCAACTCAACTGCACCATTGTTCAGGTTGACGCGATAAACGTCAAACTTTTGGGGGTCTTTCAGGTTCATCCCCACCAAAATCTGATCTGGGAAGTTGTGGTCAAAATCCACAGGTTGCGCTTTCACACCTTGAAATGGCGTTAGGTCACGGACACTATTGGAGTGAATATTCACCAAGTAGAGGTGGAAGTTCTCGTCGCCGTCCGAGTCTTGCATATAAATCAGCTGGTCGGCGTTGTAAGTCCAGAAGAAGATGCGGATACCGCGCTTTTTGTCAGCTGTCAGCTGGCGATCGCCTTCTTCTCCAATCGTCCGCAGCCATACCTGTAAGACATTCTGAGTGTCCGGAGCAATGTACGCTAGATATTTGCCATCCGGTGAGAGTCGCGG contains:
- a CDS encoding DUF4365 domain-containing protein, whose product is MRDALGQRGEAIFIVLTTAFHSNSGPIFKPQFLGDKWQYVDFIVELVGAGAAVPYFFVQVKTTREGYTKKLNRLKVKVPQEGVRGLASYPAPTYIVGIDEIKETGYIVSANGESLSSMSSLSTMFPINKQNRELLWNEVNDFWRRYHTNSLGSQFSDSNWR
- a CDS encoding eCIS core domain-containing protein: MNTERYTQKKASANSSTTPAPIGQFAPRPFPVQTKAVEVAPPEQNTLNSQTKTDQDKPIGFDFAKISISAPGKSTPSVIQPKFAFGRTKPDVQRHSEEDELQMKPDVQRHSEEDELQMKPDVQRQSEEEDELQMKPDVQRQSEEEDELQMKPDVQRHSEEEEDELQMKPDVQRHSEEDELQMKPQVQRQSEEEDELQMKPQVQRQSEEEDELQMKPQVQRQSEEEDELQMKPQVQRSGKGGSFDASNDLESRINSHKGGGSPLPDAVRSFMEPRFGHSFAHVRVHTDNAAVQMNRELHAQAFTNGNHIFYGPDKSPGNLELTAHELTHTIQQTGGSKLQRQSADCQCQSCTSISPTIQRQITFKQSGGTQDFLGSKLTSLVQRQGETTTCSTGCQCSTCNNVAPIQRQVEAGSHSSGCQCSSCNTAMPIQTKLTVGAVGDQYEQEADRVAAEVMKMPEPKPPESIQRHEEKELAQTKPIWNSITPIVQKHEEKDKLAQTKPISAANTPTVQQSVNSDVIQKHSSWEHQLLGDAKPDELAQIGSWQNLIDKTRLTGTYGWRKREMEEAEVNVPGVASPIKKGNVMHVLAQELQRLNEWQNNPPKEASSGEIDPKYQTVLVSIPGGGKDGEPLIITYGEMNTLADYYGNLDTMKTADPKVRWTLIQSVRQETFFRLKDIYSQLEGSLTDTEKTDKNVQDAEAMMKGNERVNQKLGYKFKDAILQDYISGVPGQINLLTVTGSGAKGNTNEYGATLARNACHFVPESWHAWSGYHQQAREAAKKAWDLQQRAETAKEAAAKIYGVLSSSGEEQTDSQAEYHKNLEEAEQAEQAAKESANEALLNNGFGDHYLQDSYAAGHMINKTQIMQWFVQWLDTQSWTMDFASAETWHKIQQIAYKQPGLAASIYDKSQVQGADATQTTNRAKNPQAVEDIKGDDWKVRFDALGLQVPASLQTPGSRERTLMEWWQTQAMSNTSALEQTQASLLSNSPLKDATSLNSALTNLVNDRIVRFDKKTFAADKYILPTEYMPKDQEKFKSALAASKGDATTPGDDTQYQRMAAAVTYQDYLEFLNNAYLQKSTNALHNVFCENGIKVYDGASNQLFRVYGDDAMFNKDSAIGVKHSGETANMSRDAIRNIIKLGNDGGITTQNILTRLPNSVQPDGASAPVDIATWHHPTRQDQLKAYCEKTVFPSMGIADKFVALKGSASSGMSNFISKDKEKVHGSEAF
- a CDS encoding tetratricopeptide repeat protein, whose amino-acid sequence is MKLKSHLKPAFIQPLTCISLGILAGIGISPIVLAEPILPGDTTIDQSVFSNPHPPVFKDGTIEIDHRPPRPCRTGDDIKLVIKIGGGGERERRYRPRTDLEQQDCERLRQEQKAREEARQRQREEQARKRAEEVRQLMQQWSNLYSANKLSEAEVVFSKLIEMHPNDASQYYQSGNELYRQGKSEAAIIIYQQAIRLNPRHAVAHKAIGVVRATQGRWEEAIAEYQQALSINPDYADALKNLGQALWQQGKREDAIASLEKAKKLYTQQRQPYEVNQVDSLLQRMSG
- a CDS encoding S9 family peptidase gives rise to the protein MQSTVEELATQLPPLIPREILFGNPERTSPRLSPDGKYLAYIAPDTQNVLQVWLRTIGEEGDRQLTADKKRGIRIFFWTYNADQLIYMQDSDGDENFHLYLVNIHSNSVRDLTPFQGVKAQPVDFDHNFPDQILVGMNLKDPQKFDVYRVNLNNGAVELDSENPGNIVSWTADAEFQIRAATAATPDGGSDLLFRETTQGSWDTLRHWGPDDEGGAVSFSADNKTLYIEGSHDANAARLLALDLATREEKVIAEDSEYDVGGIVIHPTTRVIQAVSFYKDKQEWRVLDESIAADFKAIAQVRPGEFSISSRDLADKNWLVAYLTDDGPVYYYVYNRETKTSTFLFSNKPKLEGLQLASMQPVSFEARDGLTIHSYLTTPVGIPAKNLPTVLLVHGGPWARDTWGYDPQAQWLANRGYAVLQVNFRGSTGYGKAFVNAGNREWAGKMHDDLIDAVNWLVQQGISDPQKIAIMGGSYGGYATLVGLTFTPDVFACGVDIVGPSNLITLMQSIPPYWEPLKANFYHRVGNLEKEEEFLKTRSPLFFVDRIQKPLLIGQGANDPRVKEAESEQIVKAMQQAGKPVEYALYPDEGHGFARPENRLHFYAIAEEFLAKYLGGRCEPLGDIPGHSGVLNPSQN
- a CDS encoding DUF4365 domain-containing protein encodes the protein MTTKQAWYIGQRAESLTLMYLTRRNDLIVSRHQEDYGLDFLVTIRKSAAYTGRLFGVQFKATASTPKSIQDDDIIEIKLNETSIDFLTELPFPVCLFFFTLDNDRSYYKWILEPVIEGQQNPKLHFNRTNKFKKLTDEEIDNIISVVNSWYDSRK